Part of the Musa acuminata AAA Group cultivar baxijiao unplaced genomic scaffold, Cavendish_Baxijiao_AAA HiC_scaffold_1138, whole genome shotgun sequence genome, AATAATGTCAAAAGCTAACTTTGCTCTCATTGCCTTATAAAGACTCCTCTAAAATCCTAATGTGAATCTTGAGTATTTATCTGACATAATAGCCCAACGTTCATCATATCTCTTACTAGTTTAGACAAACCTATGATAAAATTTATGTTGATCTCTTCCCATGTCCATTGGGGTATTACTACCTGGTGgttcttgatgttctatttttaaTTGTTAGCATACGAGACACTTCTCAACAAATTAGACCATATACTTCTTCATTCTTGGCCACCATTAGTATTATTTCAAATACCTGTACACTTTTGCTATTTTAGGGTGCACTAAGTATAAAGCTGAGTGTACCTCTATTAAGATTTTGTGTTTTATGCCACTTTCTTTTGGTACACACAATTTATACTAAAATCTGATTACTCCctttgaaaatcattttttttggccTTAATCTCAGACCTTAATTGGTTCAAGCAAGGACCATTAACTTGTAGCGCCTTAATTTTCTCTAATAGTGTTGGTTGCAATGACAAAGTTGCTAGTCTCCCAATTAAACATTTAATGATCATATCTGTTTCAAATTTCTACATGTCTATTTGGAgaggcttttaaactattgataaagTAGATAGGTTGGTTGACTTTCTACTTAAAACATCAGCAATTACATTTACTTTCTTAGGATGTTAATTAATCATATAATCATAATCTTTTGTTGATTCCAGCCATCACTTTTGCCTAATGTTCAACTTCTTTTAAGGAAGTATTTCAAATTTTTGTGATCATTATAGAATTCACATTTCTATCCCATACGAATGATGCCACCAAATCTCTAGGGTAAATACCACCATTGtcaatttcaaatcatgagtCAAATAATTTATAACACCCTACTCTTGGTCCCATCCATGCCCTACATGTATGACTAAAGTAGGATGTTACTTTTTAATTCTTTTACTACTATCAATAGGAGTGTAGCAGAAGAGTAGGCAATTTTAAAAGTAAAACATGTTAATTTACTAAACAAAATGATAGAGTTCTCCCTGTACACAGTGATTTTGACACTTTGTCACAAATTTAGCTAGAATTGCGTAAGTCATGAGGTGCCCTTGTAgcaaagtcacggacttagctagagttgcctaagtcgtgaagcactcttgcggcaacttctcggacttagctggtattgcctaagtcatgatgcGCCTTTGCGATATATGCGTCTGCAAAAGgttagcctagttgcaacctcgtataggtcccgaaggatctgtaaaatagcaagttgattagtttgaaaacgagCGGCGAACAAGTCCCGATGtttcgcgaagagggaagctttataagcaattcagtgagcaccttgagtgcaagagagaaaagagatgaaggagaaaacaaggactttagaaggttgaacgaacaattgTAAGTCTGTAAACAACTGCTCACTTGGTGTTGGGCacaaaggcaagttcccgtcaagctaacatgcaaacttgtgaagattgttcaacgctcgaCCCAGCGAACACTGATGCAAGCAGAGTCCCATCGTCAAATTCTTGACCCAAATCGTAGTAGCGGAAAATATTAGTTGCAAGAAGAAGGGGATCAAATCCAAGGTAGAGAAAGAAGACCTAGATCGAGGAGAGATCACTATGGTGGCGTCGGAAGGAGCCCCATCGATCGATTGTAGGGCGTGGAGATGCTGCCGCACCACAACGACGAGGAGACGTGGCTGGCGGGGGACATCGTCGACATCTAGCACAATGCCTTAGTTGGAACCCAATCCTGTTCTGATGCCTTAATTGCTAAACGTAACCTTCACCATTCGCCCAACATTGTTTTGCTTCTCGTTTGACCCCGATCTCCTATCCTGTGTTAGGATTCCAATGACTTGAAGGATGCGCTCAGGTACTTGGTGCAGATGCTATCGGAGCTGCGGACCTCTCTGCTCTCTCTGCATAAATACTACGAGCTCCGTGAGTTGggatatttgtttgatcttgcttgtAGTGAATGTTGCTTATGTAGAAGTTGAATCTTAATGTGTTTCTTTTTCAGGGACTCGGAAGATATGCGAGCAAGGGTTTTCAGTTATTTtaggtgtaccgcccggtaggccTTGGCATACACCTCAGTACATACCGTACTGAGTAAGGCTCGGTACGCTGGTGTAGACCGAAATTGTGAACCTTGACAAGGAAACAAATCAAGAAAATTCACTTATTAAAACCAAGGTTTGACTTACTGGTCCGAGCTGGTGTGTCGATCAACGGCACATGTGTTGCTTTGTACTGGTGTATCAACACAGTACGTCGATGCGTACCGTGTTTCGACGAGGAAAAAAAGAGGTTGAAGAGGAAGGTCTGTTAAAGGAACGGAAGACGAAggaggagagaggaagaagaagaaagaaaaggagaagtgcaacgatACTTGGGAAGTAGCGACAGTAGTGATAGTGTCGAAGGGAAGCAACGATATCACAGCGACGAAGAGGTAGTGTCGTTGCAGTGGCAAGCAGCAAAGAGGCGGTGCCGCTACAACATCGTTACGGCGAAGTGGCGAAGAGGCAGCTTACAGCTTCGTACGTAAGAAGAGCCCTAATTTGCCTTTTTTAGTGCTGAAATGGATTGGGGTCcatcacttttttatttttttataattttaatttggaTCACTCGAAACGGGGTGGTTTGTGTATTGGTACGTACCACCTAAACTACATCGTTTTGGGCAATACGACAATCCCTGATTAAAACTTATCGGATGATCGAGCAGTGTCCATGCTTTTACAGATATAGATAGTCCACATGGCTCATGACcacggctctgataccacaacttGTAGCACCATATTTCTACTTTCATTTATATCCTATATGCATGACTGGAATAggatactaccttttcatttactaatgttataaaaaataatatagccaaaaaaaggataattttgaaatatgttaATTTGCTAAACAAAATGACAAGGTTTCCTTATACATATTGGTGTTTGACACCTATACATACGTTATAAACACAATCTCAAACCACACATGCATTTTCAATCCAAAACTCATGTACATAAAAATGTGCCTATAGGTCGCCATCTATACTTGCTTTGATATGGGCTCGTACTTGCTCACCTCCTTATGTATCTTATGGATGGATTAACAATATCCTTACTTGCAAATCAAGATCTATAATTAGTGATAACTCAGGAAGTATAAACTTTCAATTTAACATATTAAGATGAGCATGCATTGTGTTATATTTTCAACATTTCAAAATCAAATGTATTAAACATATCACGACAGATGCATCACAACATGATAGATTCCTAATAAGGAGATAAAATTCTGATTTAATACACATATTCAAGGATAATTCATAGTACCTGCAATagaaattataatatattcatgAACTTTATtacatatttcataatatatatgtgcactcttATACCGCACGTCATAATACATATATGTACTCCCACACcgcatatcataacatatatgtaCACTCGCATACCATATGTCATAGTATATACGTGCACTCTCATATCACATGTCATAACATATACGCGCACTCCCATACTGCATGTTATAATATTTACGTACACTTCCACATTATACGTTATAATATATATGAGCATTCCCACATTgcacattataatatatacatgcatatcattttttttcattgcaattcatatattttcatgCTTATGCAATGCACACATTAATATTGAGTTTAGACCTAGCTTATGACCATCTTGTCATTCAAAACATGTTTTTAAATATACATTACGCTCTTGATCATCTTATCTTTTAAAATATACTTTCGAACATAAATTAAAAACATGTCGATCTTATTATTCAAAACATGCTTTCAAAATACATTTTGAGTtcacatcacacacacacacacacacacacacacacacacacatatatatatatatatatatatatatatatatatatatataatcattatttTGTAGTAAATTAAGCTTATACTTTATTTGCCTTAAAATGAAGTTTTCGTGATAAGGCGATGATCCTTATTGGTTGGGTGTGCTAGGGAGCTGAAAACATATCAAATTTAGAACATAGGGTCATGATACGTCTAAATTAAAATCCTTTCATTTTAATTCACTTATAACCAAGGTTTGTAATTGTGTATCTTACCGAAGTATCGAGctcagctcggtacggtacgagtaTACCGAGAGCATattgctcgatatatatatatatatatatatatatatatatatatatatagagtgacatggtctcgtttcttctccccacgtggggagaagaaacctcgcgAAGCTTCTTCTCCCTatgcggatgaggagaagtcgccgacgacgtcgaggcctcgtcgcctcagatgAGGAGGCAACATCTCATTTGCGGCGTCCGGCGAGGGAGGGCGGTGACGGATCGGGATTGTCGAGGGAGAGTGACAtcggatctctaggttctcccttttcttctccctcttcttccttctccctcggctaataccgcccAGTAGCGGGCGGTGACGATTGAAATCGACCATCACCGACTGATTTCACGTGATAACGGggcggaaacaaccccaatcgacggtaTCGCCCGGTAGCAGGTGATCCGCGTACCGATctgctggcggaccggtacgtactgcccggtatgggcggtatcatttgaaattaaaaatataGCTTATAACTCCCAATGCAAATTAATTTTGGTATAATGTTCTCTGAATTATACTATATCTAACTTATAAATTCATCTAAATTCCATTATCAGTTTGCCAACTATGCAACTTATAATCCATCATATGGTGATTACCAATTAACCAACTACACAATACTACAAAGTAATCTTATTTCACTATTTTTGTTAACCAAACTATCAtagattattataaaattttgtagGAGCACAGGAGACATAGAAAACTAAATGTATATAAAATTTCATCTAAAAACAGAATCATTAGGAGGCTAAAGTACCCTCCAAATTCAACTATCattttttattctgttctattgAAATTCGGTTAAGACTGCCTGAGTTTCTAAGGCTAATATCTTGGGGTACAAAAATGATATTCACTTAATTTCAAATCCTACAAAACCCTAGGGATCCTTTTATGACATATCAAAAGAGCAAGATTTAATTATATCCCTATGGGTGTTAATTTGGCTTGAACAGAATCCCTTCACGAAAAACAAGGATTCTAAACACCCATAACACTGTATACCAATATCATATTAAGACAATATCAGAGGCCTTAGAAACATAATTAATTCATATACAACATATCTAAAAATCAAACATTAAATCAAATTTTAGGTTACTCAAAAGCAACTTAAAGACAATATGCTAAACTAAAACCCTAGATATAGAGGGGGAAGAGTCAGGTTTTTTTATCTTAATCTTCCTTATAGTCAGGGTTCTTGAGCTTCAACGAAGAAAGGATTGAGCAACTGAGGGAGAAAGTGAAAAATTAGGGGAAGGGGTTGGGCTGGTAAGGAGGATAAGACCAAAACTAGATCTGCTTAAGAGGCAGCTAAGGAGTCTTGCGTTCAATCCCATATGCCTCATctgcagttttttttttcttttcttttcctggcATCATTTGAATGTTAATACAACTTAATATGAGTTTAGTTTGGGTTGATAAAAATAAAGGGTTTTCACTTTATGTTTATTCTTCAATCTCACTTATGGATCTTAGCAGTTTTTAGGGGaacacttttttatttttatctccaCATAATTATCCATTACTCCATGCATGCATAAGTAACTTATTATCTTCTATATATATGATGTTTAAATCTCAAGCTTACTTATTTTCATGACTTAACTTCATACTAAGTCCGCTAGTATAATTAAGTTTGTCGAGTCAGAGGATCATACCTTTTTGCTATAAAACATACTTAAAATAGTTATCAATgcttatatatatttcaaaaaatatttggaaGAACTTTGTGCATCATATTGTTGAAAGCATGTACATCAAATATAAAAACTGATAGCATAAGCCTGTCATATATCATACTTCTTAAGCATAgacatttaaatatatttttaagtaaTGATAATATATGTATTTTATTTGTGCTTCTATTAACATGCTAGGTGTGTTGTAGTGTGAGAACTTGGGCACTACAATGATGGTGTCCAGGAGTTTGAAGAGAAGATGCATATGGGTCAGCGAAAGCAAAATTTTCGTGTTGATGGAGATTGAGGCATTGTTACTAAGAAATCAGTTCCCACTCGAGCTGGCATTCTCATGAAACTGAATTGGGAAACTTCTGCTGTTAGGTTTATAAGTTTGTGGGATCGATCAACCCAAAGGAAACAGATAACTAAAAGAAAAAAGGTTAAGGATGGTCATGGAAAGGGAACAGGAAGGGAGGATGTAATGGCAATGTGGCTACCCATTTGACCACTGATGATTGCATTCTACTTCCCGAGCAATCCTATTTGACAGGAAGTCTTAGTTTGAGAGAAAGATTAAACAAGGGATTCTTGTATTTACACTTGGATCTCCTTTCTAACCTTGTTACACTGAAACTAGAGAAAACTCCCACTATTAATCTTACTTCGTGTTGTTAGTCTATACTAAGATAAAAATTCTTCTGTTAGGTTATTTGTTTTTTATCCATAGGAGTACCTGAACTATTTCATAATTTACCTTTTTCCTGATTTCTGCTTTAGTACATTTTGAAACCCATTTCTAACACTAGCAACTATCCGCTGAAGAGAAAGGAATGATGCATCTTATGCCCGTAAAGGTTGGACGTATAGGTATGAATCAATGATTTTATGGATTTTTCAAAAAGCATTGGATCTGGAGGCAAAAACAAATCTAAGTAGGCATTTGCATCACATTATATTAATGTCAAGAAGGATGATTAAACAAAAACATAGACAAATTATCTTTAGAAAGTTGTTAGTACTGTGAGATGCATAGATCGACGTTGTTTCTAGTCCTGTTGACTTTGATGATGTGACTTCTTCCTTAGGTGATTAAGGATAAACCTGAGATACATAATGTTTCAAAAGTTGACAAGTATGGTTATGATAAATTCACTTGATTACTAGTCttgttgatttttcttgataagaCTTGGTGACTTCAGTGATAGAGGGCAGACAGGAGAGATCATGTCAAGTAagtttaaaattattttgatgatgagacaTTTTATCCTCGGCTAGTCATGATTCAGCGCAAGGAGTCTCAATAGAACCAGAACAATGCTGTTCTGTTTGGAGAACCACTTAAtataattgatagttttgaggttTAGCATACGTTTAGCTGATTTTTGGATGCTGTCGGAGGGTTAATGATACTGACAGTGACACTATTGGTGCACGGAATATTTTTAGAAGAAAATGTATGACTTAGGTGTGTATTTGTAGTGGAGTGATGAAGTTGGCACTTTGCTCAATCAGATGCAGCATCGTGTCATTGATTCTTGATAAATGTGTGATAATAAGGACCATATATTTGTTCTGATTTAGCCTTTGTTTGAGGGGGATACTGTTCATATGTCAACTGGGGATTGTGCATGTGAAGTTGTGTGGGTGTCTTGCTATCATGTATGATCTCCATCTCTATTATGATTAGTTAAAGTTGGTTCATATATCATCGTGCTGTTCTTAGCTATAGAAAAAGTCATTTGTTCATGTTCAATCTTTTGTGGATTTTTTAGGCCAATGCTATATAAGACATCATAAGCTTCACAGTTATGACATGAATTCAACATCACAATAAACAAATGAGACAGGACCTGTATTTTTACTCAAATTTAAATTTAGACTATCATGCATGCTTTCCTTATAATTATCTCTCTTTTTTCTTGTTGTCCATCGACATCCACCTTTTAACAGGTAGCAAAGCCGAAGAGCCAAAGGTCGCTGGAGATCCATTAGCTGCCATGGGCAAAGCTGGTGCCGTCCTTATGGTGTGTAGGACCTGTGGCAAGAAGGGTGACCACTGGACATCGAAGTGCCCATACAAGGATCTCGCACCGCCAACGGACAGCTTCATCGACAAGCCCCCAGGTGCTGAGACCGTTGCGTCGCAATCTGGCACCGGCAAGGGTGCGTATGTGCCGCCCAGCATGAGAGCGGGTGCAGAGAGGAGCGGGACGGAGATGAGGCGTCGGAACGATGAGAACTCCGTGCGTGTCACCAATCTTTCGGAGGACACCCGTGAGCCGGACCTGATGGAACTCTTCCGGACCTTTGGCCCTGTCACTCGCGTGTATGTTGCTGTAGATCAGAAGACTGGAGTCAGTCGAGGTTTTGGTTTCGTCAACTTTGTCAACAGGGAAGACGCAGAGCGAGCCATCAACAAGCTTAATGGCTATGGCTATGACAACCTCATTCTGCGAGTCGAGTGGGCGACACCGAGGCCCAATTGAGTCTCTTCTGGCTTCAAGCTGTTCA contains:
- the LOC135671237 gene encoding uncharacterized protein LOC135671237, translating into MVSTEEIILERPRAPGSKAEEPKVAGDPLAAMGKAGAVLMVCRTCGKKGDHWTSKCPYKDLAPPTDSFIDKPPGAETVASQSGTGKGAYVPPSMRAGAERSGTEMRRRNDENSVRVTNLSEDTREPDLMELFRTFGPVTRVYVAVDQKTGVSRGFGFVNFVNREDAERAINKLNGYGYDNLILRVEWATPRPN